In Pseudochaenichthys georgianus chromosome 6, fPseGeo1.2, whole genome shotgun sequence, a single window of DNA contains:
- the st8sia2 gene encoding LOW QUALITY PROTEIN: alpha-2,8-sialyltransferase 8B (The sequence of the model RefSeq protein was modified relative to this genomic sequence to represent the inferred CDS: inserted 2 bases in 1 codon), protein MPLVFRTLLFGFVTLLVVVLIIDDIAEVEEETANPGHLKKMNLHRAIPKPHRKATAHVDPTAVTRVSKDVKPVGPSYNHTAKLSSNNWTFNKTLSNLIRKNILRFLDPERDISILKGTLKPGDIIHYVFDRHSTTNISENLYRLLPTVSPMKNQHHKRCAIVGNSGILLNSSCGPEIDSHDFVIRCNLAPVDEFSQDVGRRTNLVTMNPSVVQRAFQDLVSEEWRDRFLQRLQSLSGSVLWIPAFMAKGGEERVEWALRLILSHTVDVRTAFPSLRLLHAVRGYWLTNHVHIKRPTTGLLMYTMATRFCDEIHLYGFWPFSHDPQGKPVKYHYYDTLKYEYTSSSSPHTMPLEFRTLSALHRQGALRLHTGTCDADRRPXKELQSK, encoded by the exons ATGCCGCTCGTATTCCGCACGCTGTTGTTCGGCTTTGTAACGCTGCTCGTTGTGGTTCTCATAATAGACGATATTGCAGAAGTGGAGGAAGAAACTGC AAATCCTGGACATTTGAAGAAGATGAACTTGCATCGGGCCATCCCTAAACCACATAG AAAGGCCACGGCACATGTCGATCCGACTGCTGTGACGAGAGTGAGCAAAGATGTAAAGCCTGTTGGTCCAAGCTACAATCACACTGCCAAGCTTTCTTCAAACAACTGGACTTTTAACAAGACGCTCTCCAACCTCATCAG AAAGAATATTCTAAGATTTCTGGATCCAGAGAGAGACATCTCTATTCTGAAGGGTACACTGAAGCCGGGAGATATCATCCACTATGTGTTTGATCGCCACAGCACCACAAACATCTCAGAAAATCTCTACCGTCTTTTGCCAACTGTATCCCCTATGAAGAACCAACATCACAAGCGCTGCGCCATTGTGGGGAACTCAGGGATCCTGCTGAACAGCAGCTGTGGGCCCGAAATCGACTCCCACGACTTTGTTATCAG GTGTAACCTGGCTCCAGTGGATGAGTTCTCGCAGGACGTGGGCCGGCGGACTAACCTGGTGACCATGAACCCTTCAGTGGTGCAGCGGGCCTTCCAGGACCTGGTGAGCGAGGAGTGGAGGGACCGCTTCCTTCAGCGTCTCCAGAGCCTCAGCGGCAGTGTGCTGTGGATCCCAGCCTTCATGGCCAAGGGGGGGGAGGAGCGCGTGGAGTGGGCCCTTCGTCTCATCCTGTCTCACACCGTGGACGTGCGCACCGCCTTCCCCTCGCTGCGCCTTCTCCACGCCGTCAGAGG GTACTGGCTCACCAATCATGTCCACATCAAGCGTCCGACCACTGGGCTCCTCATGTACACAATGGCCACTCGCTTCTGTGATGAGATCCATCTGTACGGCTTCTGGCCCTTCTCACACGACCCGCAGGGTAAACCGGTGAAATACCACTACTACGATACTCTGAAGTACGAGTATACGTCCAGCTCCAGCCCTCACACCATGCCTCTGGAGTTCAGGACCCTGAGCGCGTTGCACAGACAGGGGGCGCTGCGGCTCCACACTGGAACCTGTGACGCCGACAGGAGACC GAAGGAGCTCCAGAGCAAGTAG